From the Pomacea canaliculata isolate SZHN2017 linkage group LG14, ASM307304v1, whole genome shotgun sequence genome, one window contains:
- the LOC112555649 gene encoding fucolectin-like has product MTHLVAKPFFTHLCLDIHRYTQVMLFCVYLYFFSAVHASENVALRKPARHITNVENMPYATADKAVDGNTDGYFFNHSCTQSNEKSNTWWKVDLMGFYNITSVQLFTRTDCCSDRLQNFEVRVSRTDPKAFPSGDGQQCVYYRNQVPLTGTLLNCTRPITGRFVSVFKPAYDELTICEIFVFGTKLDTGTYELVKDNSRLNSSLVTSLTTASTFGCGVMCLSDVTCAAFNVMASGTRSQGGVTCELVCVTKWVTTMTLQAKSGWRAYKRLLEG; this is encoded by the exons ATGACACACCTGGTGGCGAAAcctttcttcacacacctgtGTCTGGACATACATCGCTACACACAAGtgatgttgttttgtgtgtacttGTATTTCTTCTCAGCTGTTCATG CTTCTGAGAATGTGGCGCTGAGGAAGCCGGCTCGTCATATAACTAATGTTGAAAACATGCCATACGCAACGGCTGACAAGGCTGTGGATGGCAACACCGATGGTTACTTTTTTAACCACTCCTGTACCCAGAGTAATGAGAAATCCAACACCTGGTGGAAGGTGGACCTGATGGGCTTCTACAACATCACCAGTGTTCAGCTCTTCACGAGGACAGACTGTTGCT CGGACAGATTACAAAACTTCGAAGTTCGTGTGTCTCGCACTGACCCCAAGGCATTTCCGTCCGGTGACGGACAGCAGTGTGTGTACTATAGAAATCAAGTGCCTCTAACCGGAACTTTGCTCAACTGCACTCGTCCAATCACAGGTCGCTTCGTCAGTGTGTTCAAGCCTGCCTACGACGAACTCACCATCTGCGAGATTTTTGTCTTCGGAACGAAGCTCGACACCG GAACCTACGAACTAGTGAAGGACAACTCCCGCCTCAACTCTtcccttgtgacgtcactaacaacAGCGTCGACCTTTGGCTGCGGTGTGATGTGTcttagtgacgtcacgtgtgcgGCCTTTAACGTCATGGCGTCAGGAACACGCTCACAAGGCGGAGTCACGTGCGAGCTTGTGTGTGTTACAAAGTGGGTGACAACCATGACACTGCAAGCCAAGTCCGGATGGAGAGCTTACAAGCGCCTGTTGGAGGGTTAA